The following are from one region of the Plasmodium cynomolgi strain B DNA, chromosome 1, whole genome shotgun sequence genome:
- a CDS encoding hypothetical protein (putative) — protein sequence MKKLKSALKGICSQLNSDSEKEIERGLRSLYRLIKNNGNLTEEDYNVCVDILIENNYVDVIIFVLSLEAAKTKGTKSLHNINLRYVEIIFYSLNWLLRNKLGKTHPDDECQKKFVKSEAFRNVGLFLCEQMNLLEIAILNNFSYNRIFILNAILYLFLFHEKFHFVIRSSTLLLNLIELKKNLKTVSELKRKNELTHLEDSGEELDDVIDDKVERAQREILDGEEDQSVPTEDESLLGEASQNDDKSEEGNSRDTKKGCKNHPTDDGHIEEDETLLCSYNFQNEVVLLYKHLLNRGAVGGVENEREKNRTMENCEFYAEMLIKKKNGKTKMFNEKIVDRKRGKQKRRKRSRRDTDEADLNSRAVSKDDFEAVRVSFLVMCAYCYLDSTRSDKIHSYFHTICEEIRKIYCSSGEALRHYIILCLYKILEKSETYKNVNVFFNVIKLVGIFFNDIQSEMDTTVLFFINELLKRRKFSEIYKNGKFNCNCIFLLKCSYGEENEEGQEEKKGKKRCSPSNPSPSSSSYYLAVNCNRKVRGGELANMYGDLFDGTTNMQNRKYAQVRNQLFVMGIQKRDIRRICLIFANLEMYIATCIRETKQYLIMRHVKEEEEVILLRDKSYNDEKQIQNKVNNAFLSFLTDLKIKFFINHYIIVISIEKYQHFINLYYGSSKVHVLTCDDNLFLFLLLFIDGSTRSGTNLGEDIPELCQDEGAIALATSERKRKMSSAVTSDEKGDNLRRKKKKLERSSSELVNNNCANKSGENLPSLLQYRYAYQSVNNEVVRNTNFLQLCGEVIHYKVFLELYDTVKEGPTENSEGAIIDRRVVMQNVKEANNYLHHLDNELNYKKKIEEVLFFFIPMNITKYIVEMFTKRDKHNYYNYFIMCYLHYTFEIYKCVSMFILSLDSFLPFPQGVNKIVLMNRIKEDLSIAFYHLVSSYYLFDIAYINRYIINEIKGVQNNEVCRRDSRDSGNPGKRKNLPSAGTALGADSLHDSDSDDYTFNIGAKDQEIVNTKSEKNQEKREHILQLHYFLNDVHINTDNLYVYHFVLVTNFINLFDDCELKKKLLNELYSQKRIIEVRNFELFANVNENVYKIFLKLFFEKCYFPLESYHLLDNLFPILTYYKKRVLSSHEECASDVQLVFYSFVETLIHKMLKKTKFFDSSHVDDVLLFLNFLRAIRSLRQFVVALSVFCRLFNLHRSRAVHLDRDAPNEVAKEVSIEAVEKNKNEFQKENPLRSEASPFFRLLVELFFTSNLNFDLKGIPIMKVIKEEKQTKGGANDVFDYTLEDIVQVYVNYLDYVKYVLLLNPYVYPSVREKLKNQRSLGELFCAFTRKKDFLQTGDNLCDSQRGGSTPNNTTAFNPRSEKQQSGVTNMVEGSEEKVAYQNESNKQKTAFVSFATFLQSVDSFLWQIEKVQMGQKNLAEYQEEIKQLCSEVHKKGVTNEASNNKSSSFFFVQKSGKPEIDKDIPNGGENVLEIYLQHNNVTFYYTSVDNLEGTKKKCEERELLLYNLCNVSTLIVNYFFITYVYLNGDGNVHSNTLLHLIDKISKTLEVFLALSATVNTKIHTFVEHMRRYEDVKNVIASCGSRKEQGDSKYDANNFFQKVRNLSRSMCSLFVHIFKNGLFVKLLDHLQKGFKTNRVIVHHFAHLILCYVHKSIQLFNLKREKYKRPVGESLVRLIHIIAEQDTHKEDEEIKGKLSLMILSLLQMLDAKECFMKKLIVGYTSSKGDSNQTDNDPNGGEAAMGSCRSFLLKHITLFFVNRMRIEKERNGFKGGLKNGMKSMHRSGANTVPLLIDTITRDKHLEGETSAILNELCKLYVKKWYGDSGCPLSCAIVERVIRHGIRGGGNGTSDRSITQHCFFRGIKNERTHLQRYGDVEREVEAHVLQNYVALFDLKALPEEAACNNTKENDIFMIFLYLMENKYTPPLFDQIDMHCLESVTHEEVFKLPRKNFSAMLAEIYLKKFALAYKSVYRRRNRISFLLLSTKKAKNKNCLFIGISVLYFLGNMLSRKERMRQLLREYGKDAVRRICEVAFFYFYGYFYKNDIPKGECMMRCYERVTFFVFKGVLKGLKRGGGEEEEEGGGRRNSGGSAPSGNQNGCVRNPEGGREDWRVINSVKMSNHSTQHGNNNAVKHGGYSGDTIHKESFTKGTLRRRRNDHCILLVLLFQMLNQNVGKFKLERMVSDHLCDLLTDLAFCAKGKKNHFYYENAMKGYMYIFSEHDVGELKKGKKLYVVFYAFFLLLKYVKLRNLDVLMLVETFFRDAHVGRLIVQQLEAFRGKRGVGKTTHGGSHDECDDERGDERSGGYNDECSGGCHGGSKNALLFILKVVKIFYEEWYDQSREKAPQTQAICLKTLNRDLFNGLKKAYSYTLESVDVHIRNIFFVDISHYLKSVTMESILDNKLIDEVLKFKEFNLNNDGSYDWLNMNTSMLNKTCLYFYMNENVRRKLESGENHFLFYLHMNRSGQSECCEREVYPSGEELNHDALRNDGVNSPSCVLSDDQQLRMQKGLHSDYYQTDWKMKKGELLLKLYRTKLPHCIMSQNEYIKREAFFLAHRIKLEDNIYDYLFYCA from the exons ATGAAGAAGTTAAAAAGCGCGCTGAAGGGAATATGCTCCCAGCTTAATAGCGATAGTGAGAAGGAGATCGAAAGAGGATTGAGAAGCCTGTATAGgctgataaaaaataatggaaacCTTACTGAGGAAGATTACAACGTGTGTGTGGATATTTTAATCGAAAATAACTACGTCGATGtgatcatttttgtgttatcCTTAGAGGCTGCGAAAACTAAGGGAACCAAGTCATTGCACAACATTAATCTGAGATAtgttgaaataattttttatagtttGAATTGGCTCCTTCGGAACAAGTTGGGGAAAACACACCCAGATGATGAGTGTCAAAAAAAGTTTGTCAAATCAGAGGCCTTCCGAAATGTAGGTCTTTTCCTTTGTGAACAAATGAACCTTCTCgaaattgcaattttgaaCAACTTCAGTTATAAccgaatatttattttaaatgccaTTCTGtatcttttccttttccatgagaagtttcattttgttattcgTTCCTCCACGTTGTTATTAAATTTGATTGAATTGAAAAAGAATCTCAAAACTGTTTCCGAGTTGAAGCGGAAAAATGAGTTGACCCATTTGGAGGACAGTGGGGAAGAGCTAGATGACGTGATTGACGACAAGGTGGAAAGGGCACAGCGGGAGATCCTCGATGGGGAGGAAGATCAAAGTGTTCCAACGGAGGATGAGTCCCTTTTGGGAGAAGCCTCACAAAATGACGACAAGTCAGAAGAAGGGAACTCTCGTGATACAAAGAAGGGGTGCAAGAATCACCCCACAGATGATGGCCATATCGAAGAGGACGAAACTCTTCTTTGCAGTTACAATTTTCAAAACGAAGTGGTACTCTTGTATAAGCACTTACTGAACAGGGGTGCTGTAGGGGGAGTGGAAAatgagagggaaaaaaacaggacTATGGAAAATTGTGAGTTTTACGCAGAAATGctaataaagaagaaaaacgggaaaacgaaaatgtttaatgaaaaaattgtagataggaaaagggggaagcaaaaaagaagaaagcgaAGTAGACGTGACACAGATGAGGCAGATCTGAATAGCAGAGCCGTCAGTAAGGACGATTTCGAAGCAGTGAGAGTGTCGTTCCTAGTCATGTGTGCATACTGCTACTTAGATAGCACGAGGAGCGACAAAATACACTCCTATTTTCACACGATCTGTGAGGAGATACGCAAAATATACTGTAGCAGTGGGGAAGCGCTACGACACTACATTATTCTGTGcctttacaaaattttggagaaaagtgagacatataaaaatgtgaacgttttttttaatgtgatAAAATTGGTGGGAATTTTCTTCAATGATATACAGAGTGAGATGGACACGACGgtgttgttttttataaacGAGTTGTTAAAGAGAAGGAAGTTCAGcgaaatatacaaaaatgggaagtttAATTGTAATTGTATCTTCCTTTTGAAGTGTTCGTATGGAGAGGAGAATGAAGAGGGgcaggaagaaaagaagggaaaaaaaaggtgttccCCATCCAACCCTTCTCCCTCCTCATCCTCGTATTACCTAGCCGTAAATTGCAACAGGAAGGTTAGGGGAGGGGAGCTAGCCAACATGTATGGTGATTTGTTCGATGGCACCACAAACATGCAAAATAGGAAATACGCACAAGTGAGAAATCAACTGTTCGTGATgggaatacaaaaaagagaCATTCGTCGAATCTGCCTCATCTTCGCAAACCTAGAAATGTATATAGCCACGTGCATCAGAGAAACGAAGCAGTACTTAATCATGCGGCACGtgaaggaagaggaggaggttATTCTGTTGAGAGATAAGTCTTACAATGATGAAAAGCAAATCCAGAATAAAGTGAATAATgctttcctctccttcttaaccgacttaaaaataaaattttttattaaccatTACATTATTGTAATTAGTATAGAAAAGTACCAGCATTTTATCAACCTCTACTATGGCAGCAGCAAAGTGCACGTTTTAACATGTGACGacaacctttttttgtttctgcttcttttcatTGAT GGGAGCACCAGAAGTGGTACCAACCTAGGTGAGGACATACCCGAACTGTGCCAGGATGAAGGGGCCATTGCACTCGCGACAAGtgagaggaagagaaaaatgagcagcGCGGTAACAAGCGATGAGAAGGGGGACAAtttgagaaggaaaaaaaagaaactagAAAGAAGCAGTAGTGAGTTAGTAAACAACAACTGCGCGAACAAATCGGGAGAAAATCTCCCCAGCTTGCTGCAATACAGGTATGCGTACCAAAGTGTCAATAACGAAGTGGTGAgaaatacaaattttttacagcTATGTGGAGAGGTAATTCATTACAAAGTATTTCTAGAATTATACGACACTGTTAAAGAGGGGCCTACAGAGAACAGTGAAGGAGCGATAATCGATCGAAGGGTGGTGatgcaaaatgtgaaagaagcCAATAATTATCTGCACCATTTGGATAACGAATTaaattacaagaaaaaaattgaagaagttttgttttttttcatccccatGAATATTACCAAGTATATTGTAGAAATGTTCACCAAGAGAGATAAGCACAACTACtacaattattttattatgtgCTACTTGCACTACACGTTCGAAATTTACAAGTGCGTTTCCATGTTTATACTGTCTCTGGATTCGTTCCTGCCCTTCCCCCAAGGGGTGAACAAAATCGTTTTGATGAACAGGATAAAGGAAGACCTATCCATCGCTTTTTACCACCTCGTTAGTTCGTACTACCTGTTCGACATTGCCTATATAAATAGGTACATTATAAATGAGATTAAGGGGGTGCAAAATAATGAGGTGTGTAGGAGGGATAGCCGTGATAGCGGTAACCCtggcaaaagaaaaaatctgcCAAGTGCAGGCACCGCTTTGGGAGCCGACTCTCTTCACGACAGCGACTCGGATGACTACACGTTTAACATCGGAGCTAAGGACCAGGAAATAGTGAATacgaaaagtgaaaaaaatcagGAAAAACGCGAACACATCCTTCAGTTGCACTACTTCCTGAATGACGTTCACATAAATACGGACAATTTGTACGTGTACCATTTTGTGCTAGTGACGAATTTTATCAACCTCTTCGACGATTGTgagttgaagaaaaaattattaaatgaaCTGTACAGTCAGAAGAGAATTATAGAAGTAAGAAACTTTGAATTGTTTGCAAATGTTAACGAGAATGTGTACAAGATATTCCTTAAGTTGTTTTTTGAGAAATGTTATTTCCCCCTCGAAAGTTACCATTTGTTGGATAAtttgttccccattttgacgtACTACAAGAAGAGGGTGCTTTCATCACACGAAGAATGCGCGTCAGATGTGCAGTTGGTTTTTTACTCCTTCGTGGAGACCCTTATACACAAAATGCTGAAGAAGACGAAATTTTTCGACTCCTCTCATGTGGATGATGTGCTTTtgtttttgaattttttgagGGCCATTCGTAGCTTGCGCCAGTTCGTTGTTGCACTGTCCGTTTTTTGCCGCCTTTTTAACTTGCACAGAAGTAGAGCAGTGCACCTCGACAGGGACGCACCTAATGAAGTGGCCAAGGAAGTTTCCATCGAAGcggtggagaaaaataaaaacgaattcCAAAAGGAGAACCCGCTTAGGAGCGAagcctccccctttttcaggCTCCTAGTAGAGCTGTTCTTCACGAGCAACCTGAACTTCGATTTGAAGGGAATACCAATTATGAAGGTCAttaaggaggagaagcagactAAGGGAGGAGCCAACGATGTGTTCGATTACACCCTCGAGGACATCGTACAGGTGTATGTAAACTACCTggattatgtaaaatatgttttGCTGTTGAACCCCTATGTTTATCCTAGCGTGAGAGAAAAGTTAAAGAATCAGAGAAGCTTAGGCGAACTGTTTTGTGCCTTTACGAGGAAGAAGGACTTTTTACAAACTGGGGACAACCTCTGTGAtagccaaagggggggaagtacaCCCAACAACACCACCGCGTTTAATCCACGGAGTGAGAAACAACAATCTGGTGTAACCAACATGGTGGAAGGGTCCGAAGAAAAAGTAGCATATCAGAACGAATCGAACAAGCAGAAGACTGCTTTTGTCAGttttgcaacatttttacaaagcGTAGATTCCTTTTTATGGCAAATTGAGAAGGTTCAAATGGGGCAGAAAAATTTAGCAGAGTAccaggaagaaataaaacagCTCTGCAGTGAGGTACACAAAAAGGGTGTCACTAACGAGGCAAGTAATAATAAAAgtagttcctttttttttgtgcaaaaaagtgGTAAACCTGAGATTGATAAGGACAttccaaacgggggagaaaACGTGTTGGAGATTTATTTGCAACATAATAACGTTACGTTTTATTACACCAGCGTAGATAACCTGGAGgggacgaagaaaaaatgtgaagaacgAGAACTGCTGCTTTACAACCTGTGCAATGTTAGCACTCTCATAgttaattatttcttcatCACTTATGTGTACCTAAATGGTGACGGTAATGTTCACTCCAACACGCTATTGCATTTGATTGACAAAATCAGCAAAACGCTGGAGGTGTTCCTTGCCCTAAGTGCCACTGTAAATACAAAGATTCATACATTTGTAGAACACATGAGAAGGTACGAAGATGTTAAGAATGTAATCGCTAGTTGTGGAAGTAGAAAAGAACAAGGGGACTCAAAATATGACgcaaataatttctttcaaAAGGTGCGTAATTTAAGTAGGTCCATGTGttctttatttgttcatatttttaaaaatggattaTTTGTAAAGTTATTGGATCATTTGCAGAAGGGATTTAAAACGAATCGTGTCATTGTTCACCACTTCGCGCATCTTATCCTGTGTTATGTGCATAAAAGCATCCAACTGTTTAatctaaaaagggagaagtatAAGAGGCCGGTGGGGGAGAGCCTTGTTCGTTTGATCCATATCATTGCGGAACAGGACACACACAAGGAGGACGAAGAAATTAAGGGGAAATTATCCCTCATGATTCTGTCCTTGCTGCAGATGTTAGATGCGAAGGAATGCTTTATGAAGAAGTTAATAGTGGGATACACTTCCTCTAAGGGTGACAGTAACCAAACTGACAATGatccaaatgggggggaggCAGCCATGGGGAGCTGCAGATCTTTTCTTCTAAAACATATCACTCTCTTTTTCGTCAACCGTATGCGTatcgaaaaggagagaaacgGTTTCAAGGGTGGactaaaaaatggcatgAAAAGCATGCACCGAAGCGGTGCCAACACGGTTCCCCTACTAATTGACACCATCACGCGAGACAAACATTTGGAAGGCGAAACGAGCGCCATCCTAAATGAGCTGTGCAAGTTGTACGTTAAGAAATGGTACGGTGATAGCGGCTGCCCGCTGAGTTGCGCCATTGTGGAAAGAGTTATTCGTCACGGCAtcagaggggggggaaatggcACTTCCGATAGAAGCATCACCCAACATTGCTTCTTTCGGGGTATCAAAAACGAGCGAACACATTTGCAACGGTATGGGGATGTAGAGAGAGAAGTAGAAGCGCACGTCCTGCAGAACTACGTGGCCCTTTTCGATTTGAAGGCCCTGCCAGAGGAAGCAGCCTGTAACAACACCAAGGAGAAtgacatttttatgatttttctttacttGATGGAAAATAAGTACACCCCTCCGCTGTTTGACCAAATTGATATGCACTGTTTAGAGAGCGTAACGCACGAAGAAGTATTTAAGCTGCCTCGAAAAAATTTCTCAGCCATGCTAGCCgaaatttatttgaaaaaatttgcactcGCATACAAATCTGTTTATAGAAGGAGAAACAGAATTAGCTTTCTGTTGTTAAGCAcgaagaaggcgaaaaataaaaattgcctaTTTATAGGCATATCGGTTTTGTACTTTTTGGGAAACATGCTAAGTAGAAAAGAGCGAATGCGACAACTGCTTCGAGAGTACGGCAAAGACGCCGTGAGGAGAATATGCGAAGTCGCATTCTTCTACTTTTATGGctacttttacaaaaatgacattCCCAAGGGTGAGTGTATGATGAGGTGCTACGAGAGAGTCACGTTTTTTGTCTTCAAAGGGGTTTTGAAAGGCTTGAAAAGGGGCGgcggagaagaagaagaagaaggagggggGCGTAGAAATAGTGGAGGTAGTGCCCCTTCAGGGAACCAAAACGGGTGTGTCAGAAATCCCGAAGGTGGTCGCGAAGATTGGAGGGTAATAAATTCTGTGAAAATGAGCAATCACTCCACCCAACATGGTAATAACAACGCCGTTAAGCATGGAGGATATAGTGGCGACACGATACATAAGGAGAGTTTCACAAAAGGTACGttaaggagaagaagaaacgaTCACTGCATTTTGCTAGTTCTACTTTTTCAAATGCTGAACCAGAATGTGGGGAAATTTAAGCTGGAAAGGATGGTGAGTGACCATCTTTGCGATCTGCTAACTGACTTAGCGTTCTgtgcaaaagggaagaaaaatcatttttactATGAAAATGCAATGAAGGGctacatgtacatttttagtGAGCACGACGTGGGTGAGCtgaaaaagggcaaaaaattgtacgtcGTTTTTTACgccttctttttgcttctcaaATATGTGAAGTTAAGAAACTTGGATGTGCTAATGTTGGTCGAGACTTTTTTCAGAGATGCCCATGTAGGGAGGCTGATTGTGCAGCAGTTGGAAGCGTTTAGGGGCAAACGAGGGGTTGGGAAAACCACCCATGGGGGAAGCCATGATGAGTGTGATGATGAACGCGGTGATGAGCGCAGTGGTGGGTACAATGATGAGTGCAGTGGTGGATGCCATGGCGGAAGCAAGAACGCCCTCCTGTTCATCCTAAAAGtggtaaaaatattctacGAAGAATGGTATGACCAGAGCAGAGAGAAGGCACCGCAAACGCAAGCCATATGTTTGAAAACGCTAAACAGGGATCTATTCAACGGACTGAAGAAAGCGTACAGTTA